Proteins from a genomic interval of Neoarius graeffei isolate fNeoGra1 chromosome 24, fNeoGra1.pri, whole genome shotgun sequence:
- the tcn2 gene encoding transcobalamin-2: MIIFCIAAALFALTAAKTADSTHNDLLLKLQQDLLRAAANEQSLPNPSIHIALRLSTRHNLTIEGQYLQLLKTKFHEDIQSNLDKAQPVVGRLALYVLALKSSCQDLSNASLLTGEKRQPLLTHLKKQLELEKDHIMTSYRPLTNYYQYSLGVLALCVSGVRVSTQVSQKLIDTALDDQFKHGDSVSVDTVAVAGIALQCLKDADTPVINKEKLVNALVSIRKQLLDSQRADGHLGNEFSTGLAVQALLALGKKVDEKSPSVKALWADVENGTYHNPMGISQILPALQQRSYLDLKKKNCQDEDDSLSLSSDPTVLPTVSSRRVQVDVVVLKADGSSFSYKIKVPGGTSLLETLKLLQQEQTNFTFKTEDSLWGPFLSVVNGEQARQTDRRYWHLASGGQALSQGITDYKIETAQVITIKNTSY; the protein is encoded by the exons ATGATCATCTTCTGTATTGCAGCTGCTCTGTTTGCTCTGACTGCAGCAAAGACAGCTG ACTCTACTCATAACGATCTCCTGCTCAAGCTGCAACAGGATCTGCTGCGCGCTGCTGCAAATGAGCAATCTCTTCCCAACCCGAGTATCCACATCGCGCTGCGCCTTTCCACTCGACACAACCTGACCATAGAGGGCCAGTACCTCCAACTGCTCAAGACCAAGTTTCATGAAGACATTCAGAG CAATCTGGACAAGGCGCAGCCTGTGGTGGGCCGCCTCGCCCTCTATGTACTGGCGTTAAAATCTTCCTGCCAAGACCTGAGCAATGCATCACTGTTGACTGGTGAGAAACGCCAACCTCTGCTCACACACTTGAAGAAACAGCTGGAGTTGGAGAAGGACCACATCAtga CCAGCTATCGTCCCCTGACTAACTACTACCAGTACTCTCTGGGCGTTCTGGCTCTGTGTGTAAGTGGAGTGAGAGTGAGCACTCAGGTCAGCCAAAAGCTCATTGACACTGCCCTGGATGACCAATTCAAACATGGTGACTCTGTAAGTGTGG ATACTGTTGCAGTGGCAGGCATAGCCCTGCAATGTCTGAAAGATGCTGACACCCCGGTTATAAACAAAGAGAAGTTGGTCAATGCTCTGGTCTCCATCAGAAAGCAGCTTCTGGACTCGCAGAGAGCTGATGGACACTTGGGCAATGAGTTCAGCACCGGCCTGGCTGTGCAG GCTTTACTGGCCCTAGGCAAAAAAGTAGATGAGAAGTCTCCGTCTGTGAAAGCTCTGTGGGCTGATGTCGAAAATGGTACCTACCACAACCCCATGGGGATCTCTCAAATCCTGCCTGCTCTCCAGCAACGCTCGTATCTCGATCTGAAGAAAAAGAATTGTCAGGATGAGGATG ACTCTCTCAGTTTGAGTTCCGATCCAACTGTCCTGCCAACTGTATCAAGTCGTCGTGTGCAGGTggatgtggtggtgttgaaggcagaCGGCTCATCCTTCAGTTATAAGATCAAAGTTCCTGGTGGTACCTCACTGCTCGAGACTCTCAAGCTGCTTCAGCAGGAGCAGACAAACTTCAC GTTTAAGACAGAGGACAGTCTGTGGGGGCCGTTTCTTAGTGTAGTGAACGGAGAACAGGCACGACAGACCGACCGGAGATACTGGCATCTTGCTTCTGGTGGACAAGCACTGAGTCAGG GTATAACAGACTATAAGATTGAAACGGCTCAggtcatcaccatcaagaacacgAGCTACTGA